In Ptychodera flava strain L36383 chromosome 6, AS_Pfla_20210202, whole genome shotgun sequence, the sequence GCTAGTGTTGATGTGGATACAGGTTGGGCAGCTGGCACTTTCTTTGTCTGCTGAACCGCTGCATGTTTAGCAGGGGCTTTGGATGAACTGTGTTGAGGTGACATGATCACTGGTGGTCTAGTTGCTTCCTGTTGGGGTCGCGGAGGTGGCGGAAGTTGTTGCTGTGGAGGTGCAGGAGGCGGAGGTGGAGGGGGTGGTGGAGGAGGGGGCCTGACTCCAGGAGGACTGCTATGGAGGGCTGATGTAAAGGATGGCATTGCTGGATGCATCATCAATTTTGGGATGTGGGGTGCCTGGACTGTTGGAATCATGGGTTTACGTTGGGGTGGAGGAGGGGACATCATTCCTGGATGGGGCACTGGCGGAGGAGATGCCCAAGCTGGGTACTGTGACATAATAGAGGCAATCGACATGGGATGATGGGAGTGAGGGTGACCATGGGGATGGGAATGAGGATGAGGCGGGGGTGGTGACCCAAATTGTGATGGATAGTGGAATGGAAACCGTGGTGAATGGTAGGGCGGCGGGGGTGGTGAGGAATGGGGCATGTGGAATTGTGGGTAGGGTGGAGATGGAGTAGGTGTTGGTAACTGGGGTAAAAGTTGAGTTGGTGGCTGTTGTAGCTGTATTGGCGGCGGGGGTGGGGGCTGAGGATGAGCTGGTGGTGGTGGAGATGGTGTAGCTGGTTTTTCAGTTGTGACTGGTTGTTTGATAAAGCTGAaagtcaaaataaacaaaaactttgaattACAAAAGAAAGGTGTTTTGATTATACTTCTTAATTggtatgaaaatatcaatttggtAATGGACTAGCGAAGTGTTTTGGTGAACTTATAAAATAACATACCAGTATGTAGTCCTGTTGTAAGGGAACACAGGTAAATGGCCTCGAAGATATGGCTAGTGGCTCTATTGTCAACTGGTACAATTGTTTCAATGTACCACAGAGAACACTGTTCAATGACTTGAGAATAAAAGTATTATTATATGGCACATTaggtttttttttataatttcgtTTGATCAAGACAAACAGTACAGGAGGAATGTTCCTCTATTATAGTTAATGATTTATCTTCATGATCAATTGATACCTTTGGTATGAGTAAAACTTTAGCAACAGCTGCTGATTGAATCAGCAGTAGCATTATCTAGAgtcaaaaatagagaaaaacacatttcttacatttttggaGTAGAAGATTCTCCACCAACGGAAGGCCTGGAACCTAATTTCAATGTTATCTTTGGAATATCTTTTGGAGCTTCTGATTTTGCTGGTTCTCCCTTTGCCTAGgaaagataataataattaaataaagaATTATATAATTATCATAATTAGAATAATAGTAGGtccatttttttgtgaaaaccggACCTATTTTTTCAGCAAAGGTGTATTTTTGGCCAAAACGGATAAAACCGATATCCGTTTTGATGTCTTATGTTTCAACGGTAACCATTTTATGGttcatattatcaatttttataaaaTGCCATTGAAAATGGCTtagaatgcagccatattcatccttattgtaaaacaaatcaacgtgcatatgtatgacataggtcaatgtccttgtaccaactttgaataaaatcagatgAGACGTTCCAGAGTTATAGCTCTGGACAttaaaaaattgtgacaaaatggctgccacgcggccatattggatcatatcatgaaacaaattgacctatatatgtatgacataagtcaatatccttgtaccaactaagaataaaattggttgagaggtgcccgagttatggctaaggacatgaaaaaattataacaaaatggcccccatgcagccatattggatcatatcatgaaacaaattgaggtgcatatgtatgaaacaaattgaagtgcatatgtatgacataggtcccAGTGTTCTCCCAGAGCTATTAGagagtggtggccgccactctttaatttttgacaaacaatagaaactcattaccataacaattgtATTTATtgctatgcaaattagccaccaCTCTCccagaaaatcctggggagaacactagGTCCATATCCTTATACCAACttagaataaaatcggttgagatgtgcctgagttatggctttgtacatgataaaatcgtaacaaaatggccgcacggtggccatactggattgtatcacagaacaaatcgacgtgcatatgcatgacatatgaagtaatccttgtaccaagtttgaatgaaatcactcagggacatgaccaaacctatgtcCCCATGGACAACTAAAAAGATACTTTAAAACTGGCTACActaaacaaatttacaaataaattgtaGAAAAGAGAAGCTGATAGGAAAAGGCAAGTATCATTTGGCATATTCTTtaaaaactagtgagacagggatacacaCCAAAAAAGGACTTTCAAAAGTTATATGGTGgatatgatgacattgtggccaaatatgacacctcggtcactcaaatgattaacgacagcattcccatCTTTGACTTATTACATTGGTTCATATACTATATCACTTCACACAAAGTAGACAATTTAGGGACCAATCCTgatgggtgtagcatgctaaGAAGGGTACACATAAGCTCACCCATTCCGGATACCTGTTACCACCACTACCTATtggtggttcaggatggtctcACTTAACTTTGTAAATCACGCATGTCCCAtagacctggtaatgtattaccttgaatggaaatgattattggacgaGTTTCATGTCATACCGTATTATAAACAGGGctcccctaagtcaccaaaatgattagccaactgattagccaaatcaaaaatcttgtagccactttgagcaacttttagccagtttatgatctcaattaAGCGTGGCAATTACAGCTTTCttggcattcaggagttcctaatatttacaaatcaagatgttttgtatgatattcctgatagtttttacattaaagaaatatttgttcagtttgtatTGAATAATCtgcaattactgttgacaatatCCCTTtgcaatgacttttaataaatttaatttaaaactgacagtcaagctgaatgcaatttaaattggaagacaccaaaattaccttttacctattggaccaccctaggtggctcttttgaaccataattgtacacttaaagggtcttcatgcatgacatcacatgatgagatgacctagacttgacctttcagaaaacctcagtttttctcctcttcCTTTGTATTATTGCTCCGTTTGTGAAATTTCCCTTTTAAATTATGGTTtctactatcaaactgagtattTGCAGGTCAAATTTTGATtctagcaaagtaggtaaaacttccAGATAGACTGAAGGAGGAACGGGGCTCACGGTACGGAGGCAAAACAAAGCCTCTGTGTACCGCAGacggaacagcaacaatgtctgctccacgtaccagggaatttgtaactttcaatacattgcaactttgtaggaaggacagtaaactgtttcaaaatCTTACAACTTTTTATTGTTAGCGGTAGTTTTTTGTTGAGGTGGGCACCTGGGCAGGAAAAATTCATTAGCCACTATGTTCGCCAaactggaatttttgtagccatttttaactttcttcgcatttggctaattggcgatcgggtagcgggagccctgatAAACCAACCACATAACAGAAatcaaatacacatatttgtaTGCAGGTATGTGGCTTTAACATTCATGTCCCTGGTGTAATGTTAAATTGTACATACCTTTGTCACTTGATCAGCAGTTTCCTTAAGATCTTTATGTTTTGCATGATCCTTCTTATgtttgtctttgtctttgtgtttttctttttctctgtgCTTTTCCTTATGTTTCTCCTTGTGTTtgtctttcttctttttcttggcCTTGTCATGGTGGAGTTTGCCGTGTTTGTCAATACTGACTTTCTTAGGTGGTACTGCGGTAACACTCTCAGAAACAACAGGCACAGTGCCTGTATCCTGTGCTCGATGTAAACCTGTTATCGTCAACGTGGTAACAGGTaagtcttttgtttttataCTTAACTTGGCAATTGGAGGAACAGACTTCTTAGGCTCAGGGGTGGGAGGAGGAACAGAAGGAGGGGCAGCAGCAGGAGGATGCAGGACAGTTTTAGTCTCTGAAGGTTTCAAAGGATCTTTGACTTTTAGCCTTTTAACTTTGTGTTTATCTTTTTTGTCTCTCTTTTTCTCCTTCCTTTTCAGTTTATCTTTAATTCTTATTTTGAAAGGTGCGTCAGCATCACTTTTCCCAGACTGGGATATGCTGAGCACAGCATTTTGTGGGACAGACGGTTTGGCATCAAATGGCTTATCAGCAATCACATTTGTGACACTTTGTTCCTGTTTCTTAGCTTTATCTGTGTCTTTTGTCTTGACCTTTAATCTGTCTTTATCTTTCTTTCCCTCAatcttttgtttcaatttcttacTTTTGACCTTCAAATCAGGCTTGTTCTTTTTCTTTGTTGGTTTCTTCAAGACTAATTTAGCCGGAGATTTTTCCTTGGCAGGTACAGAGGTAGGTTCATCATCACTAAAAGCATAAGGGTCAGGTGATTTAGGTGGAACTGGTTCAGGTTCTGGCACAGGCTCTGATTTCATCCTGGCTCTCAGTTCCTCCTCAGCTCTTTGTTCCTCCTCAGCTAGTTTTTGCTGTGATCTTTGAATAACAACATCAATGGTATTTTCAACACGAGCCATCTCCTCCCTGTCCTCTTTCTCTTTCTCCTTTCTGATCTCTGAAGCTTTCTGTTCATCTAGAGCTTGCTGTTTGTCAGCCTCCACCATCTGCTGCTGTGCCCTTAGAATCACAGCATCAATAGACGTATCCACAGTTTCTCCGGACACCAAGCTCTGCTTTGATATGCTGGTTTCATCTGGACTGCTAATCTCACCATTTGCCTGGCTCTGTTTAGCTTCATTTGACAACAACCCAGTCAATATGGGAGTCGTTGCTGGAGTGGAAGAATTGGTACCAGCTGATTGTCTTGCTGGTGATTTAGACCGACTTGGTGACTTTTTATTTGAGTTTTTCCCTACCTCGGGAGATTTAGAAGTCCTAGATCCCTTGGGTGACACAGGCTTATTGTGTGTTGATTTCAAAGGTTTCAACATTGTCTCAGCGCCACCTTTAGGTGACTTTGGAGATTTTGGTCTTGACTTTGGCACTGACTGACTTGCCACAGGGGGTGGTGGCATATTCTCATCTTTTGCCATATCATTGCTTTTAGAATCATCGGTGAGCATAGTTTTCTGAAGATGTACATTTGAAGGTAGTCTGCTCTGTGGTGGCGTAGATGCTTCAGGAAGTTTTCCCTCTCTTTTGGGTGTTATCACTCCCTGGGCTGTCATTGAAATAGCAGTCAGCTCCTGGGGTGTGCCATCTTCATTGATGCGTAACCTTTTACTGGATGGTTCATCTGAACCAAGAGCAACTCTGTCGCGTTTGTCACCCCTTCCTGGTATTCGGGGTGATAACTGATTTGGGTCCAATGGTATATTGTCCATACCAGATATGACAGACAGACTGCCTGATCCATGAGTAGGAGATCCCACAATATCATCAtctaaaaagacaaaatatcataATAGAAACAACAGAATGGagacattaaaacaaaaaaggaaaactaAGGATAGCAAGTCAtcactgatgacacagtccccgcttgatTATGGTGTTTGAATTACAGTGATTGAATTACATGCTTGGTGGCTTCATTATAGGGGAGAGGggtgaatttgttaaatgttgggAAATCACATCATAGTGGTTTGTGGAGGTCGTGTTTGTATACTTGGGACAGTAAAGTTATGGCTGTTGGTGTTTTCCATGACAAGATTAAAAGTCTGTGTTGTGTGCAAAGCTTGAACAAAATCTATTctgggatagttgagttatggttcaaaagcatgaaaaaatcgcaacaaaatagCTGCCTGGTGGTCATATTGGGTcctatcgcaaaataaattgacatgtatatatatgccatagtactttatctgtgtaccaacattgaacgaaatcggttcagggatagttgagtaaTGGTTCAAAAACcatgaaaaattcacaacaaaatggctgcccagcggccatattggatcgtatcgcgaaataaattaaaatacttatgtatgccacagtactttatccttgcacacagatccaatctataagtccccgcggGACTGTGTCCGCGGGGACAAATAAAATTTACCTCACTTTTTACATATGCAGAATAGGACCACTTCAAGCTGTCTATCTTCATGAGATCAACTGTGTCTAAAGATGGATCGAATGTTTGCCAAATCCAATGGTTATATTGATAACAACATGTATCCATTAGGATAGTTGTATGATATTTTCTTCCACATCAGCAATTAAACTGACATAATTTTTGACATAGTTTGGGGATGAAATGCATGCATACAAGCTAGATAAATGCTTATAAATTTCTTTACCTTGTGAAAGTGGCACCAAAGGTGGCATGTACTCTGGAATGTACACCAGTCTTTCCCTGTGTTCTGTACTTCCCACTCTGGGATGTTGTAAGCAGTTACTCTTTGGTAAGGGAAAGAATGGAACTTCATGTGCAAAAGGAATCTGCTCAACATCACTGACATATTCTTCTATTTCACCTAAGTTGATGTTTAGTTGCTGAAAAGCAAGCCCCAGATCATCAAGGTTTGGTTCCGTTCGGTTATCTGTGCAGAGGTACATAATAAGTGTGGGTGAGGCTTGCAGACTTTATCAAGGGGTGAAGCTTGCAGACCTTATCAAAGGCTCTAACCTTCTAAAGTAAGATATACCGGGGCTCAAAATACTTTGTTTTaaccacctgtccactggacaagtTAAATAAAAAAGTACCTGTTCGCATCAAAAAAGTGCCTTTCCATGAAAAATGGTTCTATTTATTCTTAATACGAACACTAACAGTAAACCcatgaaaattcaacaaactcatgCTGGACATTGTTTTTCTCATGCAAAATGGTTCAGCAATACAAAGCAGCAGCACCCTCACTGGGAAAAGATCTAGCACTGGCTAGAAATTTGAAGTGTGATCTTGAATATTCCTATATGGCTGCCTCCTATCAACAGTGTTGAAATGATCATTGatctttacattttgtttttgatctTCGAATTTTCAGGGCATGGTTTCAAAAATTTCTTAAGATATATGGATTTTTCACATAGACGGTTGGGGAAAGATTGCAATTTGATTAAGGACTGAAAATTCCACCTGTCTACTTGGCCTATTACTTGTTTCAAAACTGCCTGTCCAAGGCCTCAAATTACCTGTCTGGGACAGGCACCAAAGACAAGTGTTATTTCGATACACTGGCATATGATGAAAAGAAATATGTCTCAATGTTGCAATCAATGTTTCCGCTGACCATGTACCAAATAGCAAATGCAAGAAAAAGTAGCTGTTGGTGAGAACATTTTCACCTAATTAGCCAAACTTGTTGAGCCAAAAATAAAGCATAATGCAATGAATTCTTGTCAGCTTGCTGCATGACTTCTCTCGTGATGCACATTGTAAGAATGGTTAGAATATTATAATGTGACTTTTCTGAGTGCCAGTCACCCACTGAATTAGAAAGTTGattgttctccccaggccatttGACAGTATTGGGCCACAGTCTCGGGCCCGATGCTGCTTCATTTCCGCCAATACTGTTTAATCTTGGCCTGATACATATTGAAGGCTATTGTTCTCAGCAGAGATGCTGTcatcctaaccctaaccctaacctatttctgaattttctcaaaaattgagaaaaggagaacttcacaaaaatacaaaattgaagatatttctatgaaaatttaaaacaaatgacCTCACAGCTGATAGCTGGTTTTggagaaacaaaatttgttgATTAAAAATAGCAAATATTGCCCTAAAAGTAAATTTGATCACCCCCATGAAtctggataccaaatatcacatttatcagacagaaaagaaaagaaagaaaaaaatattaaccaAAATCAGGGAAAAatgcccaaaaattacaaatatgaatatttcatcacaatttgacaaACCTGACTGacgtcatcctgaggaacatggataccaactttcagAGGACTCAGACAAGCCATTTCGGATAAGGCTTTTTgactaaaatatgaaaaatttaccccaaaaataccagcatgcaaatttcacaaaaggaACTCTTGCCAGATATTGTTGT encodes:
- the LOC139135778 gene encoding transcription initiation factor TFIID subunit 3-like, which produces MTEGFTRSLLKVAVAQVCQSLGWHAVQTTPCDLLTDILERYIEKLADTTHAYAEQYNRTEPNLDDLGLAFQQLNINLGEIEEYVSDVEQIPFAHEVPFFPLPKSNCLQHPRVGSTEHRERLVYIPEYMPPLVPLSQDDDIVGSPTHGSGSLSVISGMDNIPLDPNQLSPRIPGRGDKRDRVALGSDEPSSKRLRINEDGTPQELTAISMTAQGVITPKREGKLPEASTPPQSRLPSNVHLQKTMLTDDSKSNDMAKDENMPPPPVASQSVPKSRPKSPKSPKGGAETMLKPLKSTHNKPVSPKGSRTSKSPEVGKNSNKKSPSRSKSPARQSAGTNSSTPATTPILTGLLSNEAKQSQANGEISSPDETSISKQSLVSGETVDTSIDAVILRAQQQMVEADKQQALDEQKASEIRKEKEKEDREEMARVENTIDVVIQRSQQKLAEEEQRAEEELRARMKSEPVPEPEPVPPKSPDPYAFSDDEPTSVPAKEKSPAKLVLKKPTKKKNKPDLKVKSKKLKQKIEGKKDKDRLKVKTKDTDKAKKQEQSVTNVIADKPFDAKPSVPQNAVLSISQSGKSDADAPFKIRIKDKLKRKEKKRDKKDKHKVKRLKVKDPLKPSETKTVLHPPAAAPPSVPPPTPEPKKSVPPIAKLSIKTKDLPVTTLTITGLHRAQDTGTVPVVSESVTAVPPKKVSIDKHGKLHHDKAKKKKKDKHKEKHKEKHREKEKHKDKDKHKKDHAKHKDLKETADQVTKAKGEPAKSEAPKDIPKITLKLGSRPSVGGESSTPKIFIKQPVTTEKPATPSPPPPAHPQPPPPPPIQLQQPPTQLLPQLPTPTPSPPYPQFHMPHSSPPPPPYHSPRFPFHYPSQFGSPPPPHPHSHPHGHPHSHHPMSIASIMSQYPAWASPPPVPHPGMMSPPPPQRKPMIPTVQAPHIPKLMMHPAMPSFTSALHSSPPGVRPPPPPPPPPPPPAPPQQQLPPPPRPQQEATRPPVIMSPQHSSSKAPAKHAAVQQTKKVPAAQPVSTSTLAPSPPQLPEPPLPVQAPPQPSPATTSASSSNVERSVVTETQGSTVLDANGTMIWICPGCKLPDDGSPMIGCDSCDDWYHWPCVGVVQAPKEEDNWYCPRCTAKRKAAASKKKKKKKHKGSYD